In a single window of the Planctomycetia bacterium genome:
- a CDS encoding arylsulfatase — translation MQSNPLESINRITIALLVTVIVAMMTAAATNAQETSGVPGSPSATTTINGKQLPAPDPKFGGVIKGEALESKPWWPPRVVPPKDAPNVLLIITDDSGFGVPSTFGGVIPTPAMDRVAKMGLRYNNIHSTALCSPTRAALITGRNHHSAGFGVISEQSTGFPGYNSIIPTEMATIGRILLENGYATSWFGKDHNTPVYTASQVGPFDRWPIGLGFEYFYGFVGGDSNQWQPNLFRNTTQIYPFKGKPGWNLVTGMADDAVEYLNRINQTAPSKPFFVKYAPGATHAPHHPTKEWTDKISAMHLFDKGWNKVREEIFENQKRLGVIPANTELEPWPTDVIKNWDDCTPDEKKLFIRQADVFAAFVAYSDHEIGRVIQTIEDMGKLDNTLVIYINGDNGTSAEGGPLGTPNEVAFFNGVNMMPVEEQMKWYDVWGTEETYNHMSAGWSWAFDTPFTWFKQNASKLGGIRQGMCISWPARIKDAGGLREQFCHVIDIVPTILEASGISAPQYVDGIKQAPIEGTSLAYTFDAANAKTPSRHKTQYFEMFGQWALYHEGWLLSTKVNRAPWEAFGPANPDPLNNQVLELYDLNKDFSQSQNLAEQYPDKVEELKKMFIDEARKYQVFPMDASVAARIVAPRPNITAGRTEFVYTQPMVGLPQGDSPVILNSSYTITADIEVPEGGAEGMILTSGGRFAGYGFYLLKGKPVFLWNLIDLKRIKWEGPEALKPGKHTIEFDFKYEGLGVGTLAFNNMSGLGRGGSGTLKVDGKTVATQTMDKTLPMILQWDESFDIGSDTLTGVNDADYQPPFTFTGKLNKLTVKVDRPQLSEEDIKKLAAAQRNNKVSE, via the coding sequence ATGCAATCGAATCCACTCGAAAGCATCAACAGAATCACCATTGCGCTCCTCGTAACTGTCATCGTTGCGATGATGACGGCGGCGGCGACGAATGCCCAGGAGACCAGCGGCGTTCCCGGCTCACCAAGCGCCACGACCACGATCAATGGGAAGCAGCTCCCGGCACCCGACCCGAAGTTCGGTGGAGTGATCAAGGGTGAAGCGCTCGAATCGAAACCCTGGTGGCCGCCGCGCGTGGTGCCGCCCAAGGACGCACCCAACGTATTGCTCATCATCACCGATGATTCCGGGTTCGGCGTTCCCAGCACCTTCGGCGGCGTGATCCCGACACCGGCGATGGATCGCGTGGCCAAGATGGGACTGCGCTACAACAATATCCACTCCACTGCCCTTTGCTCGCCGACGCGTGCTGCGCTGATCACCGGCCGCAACCACCACTCGGCCGGCTTCGGCGTGATCTCGGAGCAGTCCACGGGATTCCCCGGTTACAACAGCATCATTCCCACGGAAATGGCCACCATAGGCCGCATCCTGCTGGAAAACGGTTACGCGACCTCGTGGTTCGGAAAGGACCATAACACGCCGGTGTACACCGCCAGCCAGGTCGGGCCGTTTGATCGATGGCCGATCGGCCTGGGGTTCGAGTACTTCTACGGATTCGTCGGCGGCGACTCCAACCAGTGGCAGCCCAATCTGTTTCGCAATACCACGCAGATCTATCCCTTCAAGGGCAAGCCGGGATGGAACCTGGTCACCGGAATGGCCGATGACGCCGTTGAATACCTGAACCGCATCAACCAGACGGCTCCCAGCAAGCCATTCTTCGTTAAGTACGCGCCCGGCGCAACGCACGCACCGCATCATCCGACAAAGGAGTGGACGGACAAGATCAGCGCCATGCACTTGTTCGACAAGGGCTGGAACAAAGTGCGCGAGGAGATTTTCGAGAACCAGAAGCGCCTGGGGGTCATCCCCGCGAACACCGAGCTTGAGCCCTGGCCGACGGACGTGATCAAGAATTGGGACGATTGCACGCCCGACGAGAAAAAGCTCTTCATTCGGCAGGCCGATGTCTTCGCCGCTTTTGTGGCTTACAGCGACCACGAGATCGGCCGAGTGATCCAGACCATCGAGGACATGGGCAAGCTCGACAACACGCTTGTCATCTACATCAACGGCGACAACGGCACCAGCGCCGAAGGAGGCCCGCTCGGCACGCCCAACGAAGTCGCGTTCTTCAACGGGGTCAACATGATGCCCGTCGAAGAGCAGATGAAGTGGTATGACGTGTGGGGTACGGAGGAGACCTACAACCACATGTCGGCGGGCTGGTCGTGGGCCTTTGACACGCCCTTCACGTGGTTCAAGCAGAACGCCTCAAAGCTCGGCGGCATTCGCCAGGGCATGTGCATCTCGTGGCCGGCTCGAATCAAGGATGCCGGCGGTCTGCGCGAGCAATTCTGCCACGTGATCGATATCGTGCCGACGATTCTCGAGGCCAGCGGCATCTCCGCGCCGCAGTACGTGGATGGCATCAAACAGGCGCCGATCGAAGGCACGAGTCTGGCCTACACCTTTGACGCCGCCAACGCCAAAACACCTTCTCGGCACAAGACCCAGTATTTCGAGATGTTTGGTCAGTGGGCGTTGTATCACGAGGGTTGGCTGCTCAGTACCAAAGTCAACCGCGCGCCGTGGGAAGCCTTCGGCCCCGCCAATCCCGATCCGCTCAACAACCAGGTTCTCGAACTCTACGACCTGAACAAGGACTTCAGCCAGTCCCAGAACCTCGCCGAACAGTATCCGGACAAGGTGGAAGAGTTGAAGAAAATGTTCATCGATGAAGCAAGGAAGTATCAAGTCTTCCCGATGGATGCTTCGGTTGCGGCAAGAATCGTCGCCCCCCGGCCGAACATCACGGCCGGCCGCACCGAGTTTGTGTACACCCAGCCGATGGTCGGCCTGCCGCAAGGTGATTCTCCGGTGATTCTCAACAGCTCCTACACCATCACGGCGGACATCGAAGTTCCCGAGGGCGGCGCCGAGGGCATGATCCTGACCTCGGGCGGACGGTTTGCCGGCTACGGCTTCTATCTCCTGAAGGGCAAGCCCGTTTTCCTCTGGAACCTCATCGACTTGAAACGCATCAAGTGGGAAGGCCCCGAGGCGCTGAAGCCCGGGAAACATACGATCGAGTTCGACTTCAAATACGAAGGTCTGGGCGTGGGGACGCTCGCGTTCAACAACATGAGCGGGTTGGGCCGGGGCGGCAGCGGCACCCTCAAAGTGGACGGCAAGACCGTGGCAACCCAGACAATGGATAAGACGTTGCCCATGATTTTACAATGGGATGAGAGTTTCGACATCGGCTCCGACACCCTGACGGGCGTCAACGATGCGGACTATCAACCGCCATTCACATTCACCGGCAAGTTGAACAAGTTGACGGTGAAGGTGGACAGGCCGCAACTGTCGGAGGAGGACATCAAGAAACTCGCGGCCGCTCAGCGGAACAATAAGGTGAGCGAGTAG
- a CDS encoding DUF3300 domain-containing protein — protein sequence MNTQIRFAIVFSIATILAPHMGSAQAPSSGGNQSAAAKLSSADLDNLVAPIALYPDALLAHVLPASTAPLDVVQAARYLSQHGGKVDKTPDNNWNTSVKVLMQFPDVLDKLNANLDWTSALGNAVTSQMDDVMKSIQRVRAQAQAAGNLNSNDKQNVVVQGGAIEVLPADPTVIYVPTYNPSTVIVQQDTSSTAAYSTVAFATGVVIGAALADDHCDWYGGAIYHGAYYRGRYAYATPYHNFDDYWRDRVHRPLNPRGVADPRGLYDPRGIADPRGRYDPRGPYDPRGRYDPRSARPTPYTSPGYGRAGAGGQAGFGGGAAGRGGFGEFGGGSEGGRGYGRRGSGEFGSGGRGQSAFGGRQGGYSQTRSSSERGRQSLSQGRSSSGGRSFGSGSGRRGGSSIFSERGSSGGRRSGGFGGGGRRGGRR from the coding sequence ATGAACACTCAGATCAGATTCGCGATTGTTTTTTCCATCGCCACGATTCTCGCGCCGCACATGGGATCGGCCCAGGCCCCTTCTTCCGGGGGGAATCAGTCCGCCGCGGCCAAGCTTTCGAGCGCGGACCTGGACAACCTCGTTGCTCCGATCGCGCTTTATCCCGATGCGCTGTTGGCGCACGTCCTGCCGGCGTCGACCGCGCCGCTCGACGTGGTGCAGGCGGCTCGATACCTGAGCCAGCACGGCGGCAAGGTCGACAAGACGCCGGACAACAACTGGAACACCAGCGTCAAAGTGCTGATGCAATTCCCCGACGTGCTGGACAAGTTGAACGCCAACCTCGATTGGACTTCAGCGCTCGGCAATGCGGTCACCTCGCAAATGGACGACGTCATGAAGTCGATTCAACGGGTTCGTGCCCAGGCCCAGGCGGCCGGAAACCTCAATTCGAATGACAAACAGAATGTGGTGGTCCAGGGCGGCGCCATCGAGGTACTCCCTGCCGATCCCACGGTCATCTATGTGCCGACCTACAACCCGAGTACTGTCATCGTTCAACAGGACACGAGCTCGACAGCGGCTTATAGCACCGTCGCCTTCGCCACGGGCGTGGTCATCGGTGCGGCGCTGGCTGATGATCATTGCGACTGGTACGGCGGGGCGATCTATCACGGAGCTTATTACCGCGGCAGATACGCCTACGCCACGCCGTATCACAATTTTGATGACTACTGGCGAGACCGGGTTCATCGGCCGTTGAATCCACGGGGTGTTGCGGACCCCCGAGGACTTTACGATCCAAGGGGCATCGCCGATCCTCGAGGGAGATACGACCCTCGGGGTCCATATGATCCACGCGGCCGATACGATCCGCGCAGTGCGAGGCCAACGCCCTACACATCGCCGGGCTACGGCCGCGCCGGCGCCGGCGGCCAGGCGGGATTTGGCGGCGGCGCAGCGGGGCGCGGGGGATTTGGAGAATTCGGCGGCGGAAGTGAGGGCGGACGCGGATACGGCAGACGCGGATCCGGCGAGTTCGGGTCCGGTGGAAGGGGGCAAAGCGCGTTCGGAGGTCGCCAGGGCGGCTATTCTCAAACCCGATCGTCCAGCGAGCGCGGCCGTCAGAGTCTTTCGCAAGGGCGATCGTCTTCCGGTGGACGCTCATTTGGTTCCGGGAGTGGGCGCCGTGGCGGGTCCAGCATCTTCAGTGAGCGGGGAAGTTCGGGCGGAAGGCGTTCCGGTGGATTTGGTGGAGGTGGCCGACGCGGGGGTCGGCGATAG
- a CDS encoding DUF2950 domain-containing protein — translation MFRKTIIVLVIAPAIGFHAAGLSAATPHESQQAFESPKAAVDGLLKACKENDTPSLIRIFGPRLEKALGTIDDAEEKQHRREFWEDAQAYLTLIEKGSDRVELVVGKELWAFPIPLVKQSRGWVFDTEEGFEEMLARRVGENELNAIEVCRTFVIAQAEYAAVDRDGDEVLEYAPRFASTPGKRDGLYWKVDPNSGDSLSPLGEFLARAEAHTSDRKPGDPYMGYYFKILSRQGPNPPGGEYDYVINGNMIAGYALIAWPADYGHSGVMAFVVNHQGKVFEKDLGKETVNLVRDMHEYNPDKSWKLVERP, via the coding sequence ATGTTTCGCAAAACGATCATCGTGCTCGTGATTGCGCCGGCGATCGGCTTTCATGCCGCCGGGCTATCCGCAGCCACGCCCCATGAATCCCAACAGGCGTTTGAGTCGCCGAAGGCCGCCGTTGACGGTCTTCTCAAGGCCTGCAAGGAGAATGACACGCCGTCGCTGATCCGGATATTCGGTCCTCGGCTGGAGAAGGCGCTGGGAACAATCGACGACGCCGAAGAGAAGCAGCATCGTCGCGAATTCTGGGAAGACGCGCAAGCTTATCTGACTCTGATCGAAAAGGGTTCCGATCGCGTCGAGTTGGTCGTGGGCAAGGAGCTTTGGGCATTTCCCATTCCGCTGGTAAAGCAGAGTCGGGGATGGGTGTTTGATACCGAGGAGGGCTTTGAGGAAATGCTCGCCCGCCGGGTCGGCGAGAACGAATTGAACGCCATCGAAGTTTGCCGAACATTTGTGATCGCCCAAGCCGAGTACGCCGCCGTGGACCGCGACGGTGACGAAGTTCTTGAATACGCGCCGCGCTTTGCCAGTACTCCCGGCAAACGGGACGGGCTCTATTGGAAAGTCGATCCGAATTCCGGTGATTCACTCAGCCCCCTGGGCGAGTTTCTGGCCAGGGCGGAAGCGCACACTTCGGATCGCAAACCCGGCGATCCCTACATGGGCTATTACTTCAAGATTCTGTCACGTCAGGGTCCCAACCCTCCGGGCGGAGAGTATGATTACGTCATCAACGGCAACATGATCGCAGGGTATGCCCTCATCGCCTGGCCCGCGGATTACGGCCACTCGGGCGTCATGGCCTTCGTTGTCAACCACCAGGGCAAGGTTTTCGAGAAGGACCTCGGCAAGGAGACGGTGAATCTCGTGCGGGACATGCACGAGTACAACCCGGACAAGAGTTGGAAGCTTGTGGAAAGGCCATAG